A segment of the Spodoptera frugiperda isolate SF20-4 chromosome 29, AGI-APGP_CSIRO_Sfru_2.0, whole genome shotgun sequence genome:
tgaccttggttttgtccaagttcatccgtaggccgatgcgtgcagaggagtcagccaggtcgttcagcatcccttgtaggtcctgcagcgtttctgccattatCGCCATAATGATCatcatctgcgaatcgcaagtgagagatgtgttcgccattgatattgatgccacgtcctttccagtgcagcgtcttgaacatatcctccattgcgaaggtaaataaaatacatttatttacatcgTAATATTTGTGTATCATACGCCAGCGGAGAAGGCGTCGAGCAGCAGCAGCAGTAGCAGCAGTAGCGGCGCGACCAGCTCGTCcagcggcgggggcgcgggctcGCCCCGCAcgccccgcgccgcgcgcccccgcccccgacACGCGCTGCACGGACACACCTCCTCCTCCGACACTGAACGAGAAGAAGGTACCTTCATTCATAACTACTGCTACTATgtgagaaatgctctactagtttcgagccacaacCCGTAAGAGTcccgatgtgacttgaaactagtcgagcttggCACCCAAACAGTAcctaacattaaatataaattatgtgcAATCAATAAAGCTACAACATATTGTACCCTGTTACTGATTGCATTGTAGAATCCAGTGGTAGAACGATTATTATAATGAGTTATACCAGGTTGCTCCGGGTCCCCGCGACTACAGCGCCGGCGCCGGGCGCGGGAGAGGCGGAAGGTACGCAACTCCAGCGAGAAGGAAGACGCGCCTGACGAACTCGCCTACATCGACTCCTTGCCCGAGGTACCATACTTTGTTCCTTACTTATATCATCGTATATTCATAAGATATATGACtccaatttatttgtttccatTTAATGTTGTATATCTACACACGAGTTCTTGTTACAGGACGTACGTTTAGTAGAAGTAACATCTAATATATGGGGAACTAAATTTAAAATGCACGGTTTAGCTAAAAATGTCCCGGCCAACCTCGGCCAGGTCACGTACAAGACCTCCTTGCTCCACCTCCAGCCGAGGCAGATGACGCTCATGATCACGGAGCTGCGGGACGACTACCCCGTAGGCCCGGACCCTAACTTTAATCCCAACATCTTCTCCGAGGATGAAGAGGAAGTGTTCCAGTCCAACGACTCCAACGATTCTCCGTCGCACACCAATAATAATATCAGAAGAAAATTAACTCTCAACGAAAGATTAAATAATACCAACAATAGCAATCAAAACGACAGCTACGTGGCCAACAACAACAACCAGAACAGCCCGTCGCTGGCGCGCGCCGAGTCGTACGACGAGTTCCCGTACATCGACACCAACACCAACGAGACCGTGAGCAACGTGCCGGAGACCGTGTACTCGGCCGCCGTGCGCCACGCCAGCCAGACCGAGCGGAGAGTCAGCAACACGGCCGGCGTGCCCAACCGACACGCCATCTCCCCGCTGCGCTGTGAGAGCTCCGTCCCCACGCTACAGTCGCCTAAAAACGCAGTCGCGCCCACAGACATCATATTCGAGCGACCTTCCCCGCAGACAGTCACGTGTGGGGGCCGCGGCGACTTCTGCGGGGGCAGGACCGACTACAGCGTGCGGGGAGACAACGTGTCGCTCAAGGGAAACTTGTCCAACATCGAACAACAGTCTTTCAATCTTAATTTAAGTCTGGAACCGAGCAGACAGGTCACGATAAAGAAATGTGATAATCACGTTACGGACAATTGCCTTTCAAAATTACGCAAAAACATTTGCAGCAGAGGCGAGTCTGCTTCGTACGACATGAACACGAGGATCCTTAAATCGCTCTGTAACAAAAATTACGAGCATGAAGTGCACCCAGACGCTCTGAGTAAACGCGGTGAAGCAATGAAACACTTGCAGAAAAGTGAGGATTTGAAGTTTATCGACGAGGAGACCCCCGTGGATACCACTATCAGTAACTTGACCGACAAGGCTCGGGAGGTTACCGGTAAAGTGCAGAGGACGACGACTGTGGTACCTATTAGTCCTGTGTGCGCGACCATCCCCGTGTACGACACGATGACTAGGAGCTGCAGCGTCGGCTATCTGGACCTCGTGGACCCTCAGGTACTGCACGCACAGGTGAGTTTGACCGCGCTGCGGGGCGAGCCGCCGCGGAGACTGGTACTCGTCAACAACAAGCGCCACCGGCGACAGAGGCGACACGTGCGCGCCGGAGACTCCAAGCAGGCCGAGTGTACCAAGACACCGAGCTTGCGGAGATGTGGCAAGTCCAGGAGTCTCGATTCCAGTGAAATGTCACTAACCGTAGATAAGAGTAAGCGACAGTCGCGGGTGGACACAGTGTCTCCCAAGGCCGAGGTGACGTCGGCGCAGTCCAGCAGCCGCTGCACCAGCGCGGGCGAGGACAACAGCGGCACGTCGGCGTCGGACAGCGGGCGCGCGTCGCGGCGCGCCGGGGGCGGCGCGGCCTGCAACACGTGCCGCGgggcgccgcccgcgcccgcgccgcgcccgcccgcCGACAGCGACTCCGACTACAGCAAGTATTACAGTTAGTACGATAAGTAGATGCTTTACTTCACCCGCCGTCCGACACTACACACCGAGGCGGCGCACCCGCTCCTCGCCCGACAGAATACGCCCCTTTGGATTACGGGTAATCTATTGACGGCTTCCTAATATCCCGGGCTGCACCCCTATTTCGAGTAATTAGACTTATTGAACATTAGTTTGACACGGAGTTCACCACTCGATACATGGTCACTAACTCCCACGCTCGTTTCGACCCACTGCGGTCTGCTGCGCACGGCCAAGTTGACGCGACACCCCCCACGGTGCTCACACCGAGTGCTTGACACGCGACACATACTGCTTCCACCCCGGTAGCCGCTCGCTTCTCTATAGAACGCATGAAGCTTATCTAGGAGACACGACGCGGCATGGACACGGGTAGTCACGAGTACTGGAGCTGTAAGCGCCGGTGGTGTAATATGTACGTATCGCGTGCAGGTTCGCTGGAACAACTGGCGCTACGGCTGCTGGCATCGCGGTCAATGCGGGCCGCGGGCGGGGCGGGGAGCGGGGCGGGCGGGGGCGTGGCCCGCGAGGTGAGCTCTGCGCCCGCGTCCCCGCGGCCCCGCCCCGCGCGCGACCacggcgccgcgcccgccgccgcacCGCACACGCCGCAACACACTCCACCACGCAGGCATCGGTACTCCTCCGCTTCGCCTATCAGGTAAATTAACTTTTATCGAaaagttgatttattttttaaagttgaaattactgatgatattattttgacataaataatatcatcTGTAATTTCAGGACATTAAAATCCAacaatacctaaatattttccaGACAACTTTTGAACTCTCCACTGTTAAATCGAAGAAGAAACAAGAAACCGTCCGAAAGTTCCGACGACGAGTACTCGACGGGCGGCGGCTACAGCGAGGTCAACGGCAAGAACTATAGAGATCTGGAAAGTTTCCAGAAGGCACAACTTAGGAATAAGGTAggacatacatatttaatataggtactatGTTACGAAACGATTTTTTGATATATAACTGCCGCTGTCACAAGTTTTTATTATCGTCAAATTGTATCAGCAATGGCCTTATTTAACTGAGCTACACGGCATATTGGCATGACACTCGTATATTGGTGCAGTTGAAGCGCGCGGGCGGCGTGATGTCGGGCAGTAGCTCGGCGAGCGACAGCCGCAACAACAGCGCGCGGCGCCAGCTCGTCATGCACAACAAGGCGCCCATGTGGAACGAGAACAGCCAGGTCTACCAGCTCGACTTCGGGGGCCGCGTCACGCAGGAGTCCGCCAAGAACTTCCAAATAGAATATCATGGCAAACAGGTAATAAATCACAGCATCAAGTGTTTTATAAAAACctcttaacacattaaacgccatgggggtcaaaaatgaccggcgctagcggaggatttgccttcaacagatttttgttggcagtcaaagtattaaacCGTTACTTACTTGAACTTGATTGTTATGTTAACTTTTCCTCTCGCATTCTTCAGGTGATGCAGTTTGGCCGTATCGACGGCAACGCGTACACACTGGACTTCCAGTACCCGTTCTCAGCGCTTCAAGCCTTCGCGGTGGCTCTCGCCAACGTCACTCAACGTCTGAAGTAAACTCCATCCTTACGATCGCTAACAGCGCTCGGCACTCGTAGCCAAGCTGACCGGAGGCTGGCCTATCAGACTTTTGCGTTGCAGTTCTATATTGTCATATTATCAGTCACATCACATTCACGTTATGCGGTAAGCAAATAGCAGCTAGTTGTAGGTACATTTCTGTCCTTATAAAGTCTCATAGGAACTTGTGTTCGCCAATATCTTCGGTCAGCGTCCTCGTTAGAAGCTGTTACGCCATTGGTCGATGAAGCTTTGTACACACTCGTCTTTTATGCGTATTGATCGAACTCGCCCATCCAAAGATATTTTTACACAAGCGTAGATAGGATAGCCTTGTAAAGTTTCTAATTCAGTCTCAACGCCGATGAATGAAGAAATCGGACACATTGTAGTAGGGGAGCCCATGAAGGAATTTTGGGAATTACTTGAGTGCGTAAGAATAACATGTTTAATAATGCATGGAGAATGCATACACTTATATACATTTAGTTTGGGGCTCTGGGGTCTTGATCTATCACTAGTGGAAGGTAATATCATTAATCTAGTCTCTACAACACTCGAGTAAATCCAAATTGAGCATTCTGAGCTCCCCTACTATTGGGACCACCATGGACAGCTTATTATGTCTTATGTAAATTTCATGATACCACTATagcaaaagtaaataatttaagatacaaatattatatattttcacGATAGACATTTTGCATAATGAAATAATTCTAAAGTGACTTAATGTACTGGCCTATAGTTTGTAGTTACCACAACCTCTTGATGTTGTAAGGCTCATGACTATAGTGAAGTTATAATTTGGTCCCAGAGTAACATTTTGTATATTACAAAGGTATCGCGTTGCCGTTGTTTTGATTGATATTTAGTTACCGAGCATGCGGCCTAGGTATGTCACGCATCTTGCAGGTAAAGTATC
Coding sequences within it:
- the LOC118268409 gene encoding tubby-related protein 4 isoform X1 — protein: MHLHFERNVNAKCDCSILSLSWMGKVPDELPEEEGWKLNRNNYYQEGWLATGNVRGVVGVTFTSSHARRPHELPLRTNYNLRGHRSDVILVKWNEPYQKLASCDSSGVIFVWIKYEGRWSIELINDRSTPVTHFSWSHDGRMALICYQDGFVLVGSVAGQRYWSSMLSLDARITCGCWTPDDNQVYLGTASAQLVVMDVHGAMVSQVQLVAEGGIISMAWSCEKFKMEEGEETGENNGGHVLAVALGSGEIVLLRGHDDVSPVRVSTGLRGNTLAMEWANSRELLAVAGTLIAEADEPADSPPYKNVVKFYSDTGALIYTVPIPYTQGTVRALTWGHCARRLFVCAGGAVCTARVWRVVAPLQLLARVRAAQALRDPRLAPRLPLPPRLQPALANLFAHTIRCNVPETNELRLFVSRPPAAGGRLHCTMLRHDDEEAGAYTLYLEHLGGLVPLLKGRRTSKIRPEFVIFDPQAEAEKASSSSSSSSSSGATSSSSGGGAGSPRTPRAARPRPRHALHGHTSSSDTEREEGCSGSPRLQRRRRARERRKVRNSSEKEDAPDELAYIDSLPEDVRLVEVTSNIWGTKFKMHGLAKNVPANLGQVTYKTSLLHLQPRQMTLMITELRDDYPVGPDPNFNPNIFSEDEEEVFQSNDSNDSPSHTNNNIRRKLTLNERLNNTNNSNQNDSYVANNNNQNSPSLARAESYDEFPYIDTNTNETVSNVPETVYSAAVRHASQTERRVSNTAGVPNRHAISPLRCESSVPTLQSPKNAVAPTDIIFERPSPQTVTCGGRGDFCGGRTDYSVRGDNVSLKGNLSNIEQQSFNLNLSLEPSRQVTIKKCDNHVTDNCLSKLRKNICSRGESASYDMNTRILKSLCNKNYEHEVHPDALSKRGEAMKHLQKSEDLKFIDEETPVDTTISNLTDKAREVTGKVQRTTTVVPISPVCATIPVYDTMTRSCSVGYLDLVDPQVLHAQVSLTALRGEPPRRLVLVNNKRHRRQRRHVRAGDSKQAECTKTPSLRRCGKSRSLDSSEMSLTVDKSKRQSRVDTVSPKAEVTSAQSSSRCTSAGEDNSGTSASDSGRASRRAGGGAACNTCRGAPPAPAPRPPADSDSDYSKYYSSLEQLALRLLASRSMRAAGGAGSGAGGGVAREVSSAPASPRPRPARDHGAAPAAAPHTPQHTPPRRHRYSSASPIRQLLNSPLLNRRRNKKPSESSDDEYSTGGGYSEVNGKNYRDLESFQKAQLRNKLKRAGGVMSGSSSASDSRNNSARRQLVMHNKAPMWNENSQVYQLDFGGRVTQESAKNFQIEYHGKQVMQFGRIDGNAYTLDFQYPFSALQAFAVALANVTQRLK
- the LOC118268409 gene encoding tubby-related protein 4 isoform X2, with amino-acid sequence MHLHFERNVNAKCDCSILSLSWMGKVPDELPEEEGWKLNRNNYYQEGWLATGNVRGVVGVTFTSSHARRPHELPLRTNYNLRGHRSDVILVKWNEPYQKLASCDSSGVIFVWIKYEGRWSIELINDRSTPVTHFSWSHDGRMALICYQDGFVLVGSVAGQRYWSSMLSLDARITCGCWTPDDNQVYLGTASAQLVVMDVHGAMVSQVQLVAEGGIISMAWSCEKFKMEEGEETGENNGGHVLAVALGSGEIVLLRGHDDVSPVRVSTGLRGNTLAMEWANSRELLAVAGTLIAEADEPADSPPYKNVVKFYSDTGALIYTVPIPYTQGTVRALTWGHCARRLFVCAGGAVCTARVWRVVAPLQLLARVRAAQALRDPRLAPRLPLPPRLQPALANLFAHTIRCNVPETNELRLFVSRPPAAGGRLHCTMLRHDDEEAGAYTLYLEHLGGLVPLLKGRRTSKIRPEFVIFDPQAEAEKASSSSSSSSSSGATSSSSGGGAGSPRTPRAARPRPRHALHGHTSSSDTEREEGCSGSPRLQRRRRARERRKVRNSSEKEDAPDELAYIDSLPEDVRLVEVTSNIWGTKFKMHGLAKNVPANLGQVTYKTSLLHLQPRQMTLMITELRDDYPVGPDPNFNPNIFSEDEEEVFQSNDSNDSPSHTNNNIRRKLTLNERLNNTNNSNQNDSYVANNNNQNSPSLARAESYDEFPYIDTNTNETVSNVPETVYSAAVRHASQTERRVSNTAGVPNRHAISPLRCESSVPTLQSPKNAVAPTDIIFERPSPQTVTCGGRGDFCGGRTDYSVRGDNVSLKGNLSNIEQQSFNLNLSLEPSRQVTIKKCDNHVTDNCLSKLRKNICSRGESASYDMNTRILKSLCNKNYEHEVHPDALSKRGEAMKHLQKSEDLKFIDEETPVDTTISNLTDKAREVTGKVQRTTTVVPISPVCATIPVYDTMTRSCSVGYLDLVDPQVLHAQVSLTALRGEPPRRLVLVNNKRHRRQRRHVRAGDSKQAECTKTPSLRRCGKSRSLDSSEMSLTVDKSKRQSRVDTVSPKAEVTSAQSSSRCTSAGEDNSGTSASDSGRASRRAGGGAACNTCRGAPPAPAPRPPADSDSDYSSLEQLALRLLASRSMRAAGGAGSGAGGGVAREVSSAPASPRPRPARDHGAAPAAAPHTPQHTPPRRHRYSSASPIRQLLNSPLLNRRRNKKPSESSDDEYSTGGGYSEVNGKNYRDLESFQKAQLRNKLKRAGGVMSGSSSASDSRNNSARRQLVMHNKAPMWNENSQVYQLDFGGRVTQESAKNFQIEYHGKQVMQFGRIDGNAYTLDFQYPFSALQAFAVALANVTQRLK